From Mannheimia pernigra, one genomic window encodes:
- the lptE gene encoding LPS assembly lipoprotein LptE, with translation MIKKLSLVAVLALTACSWHFKNNEVLPESLRTLTLESADQHSEMSRILRNQLQLNDVKLVPSSVNVSKLRLVSTSTNSKVVSVFKQAREAEKILTLNVEAIADIPNKGQYPLAVSAHRTFFDDSRAALAKSAEKEMIMKDMYEQASRQLIIKMAALKKELSK, from the coding sequence ATGATTAAAAAACTCTCCCTCGTTGCTGTTTTAGCCCTCACTGCTTGCAGTTGGCATTTTAAAAACAACGAAGTACTACCTGAATCACTCAGAACATTAACGCTTGAAAGTGCCGATCAACATAGTGAAATGTCTCGTATTTTACGTAATCAATTACAATTAAATGATGTAAAATTAGTGCCAAGTTCTGTAAATGTATCAAAACTTCGTTTAGTTTCAACATCTACAAATAGCAAGGTTGTCTCAGTATTTAAACAAGCTCGTGAAGCAGAAAAAATATTAACACTGAATGTAGAAGCAATTGCAGATATTCCAAATAAAGGGCAATATCCACTAGCGGTTTCTGCCCATCGAACTTTCTTTGATGACTCTCGTGCTGCACTTGCCAAGTCAGCAGAAAAAGAGATGATTATGAAAGATATGTACGAACAAGCCTCTCGCCAGTTAATTATTAAAATGGCTGCGTTGAAAAAAGAACTTTCAAAATAA
- the leuS gene encoding leucine--tRNA ligase, translating to MQQQYTPSEIEPKVQHYWAENKVFKAVKDVTKEKYYCLSMLPYPSGKLHMGHVRNYTIGDVVSRYQRMIGKNVLQPMGWDAFGLPAEGAAVKNNTAPAKWTYENIEYMKGQLKMLGFSYDWDREVTTCRPEYYKWEQWFFTELYKKGLVYKKTSTVNWCPNDETVLANEQVHEGCCWRCDTPVEQREIPQWFIKITDYAEELLTQLDNLPQWPDQVKTMQRNWIGRSEGVEITFKIAGSNATLPVYTTRPDTFFGVSYVAVAAAHPLAELAAENSPELAEFIREAKNTKVAEAELATMEKKGMATGLFAIHPLTGKEVPVWVANFVLMHYGTGAVMAVPAHDERDFEFAQKYDLQINQVIRPLDGSEWDFSKAAYTEHGKLINSAEFDGLEFEVAFNAIADKLEAMGVGKRQVNFRLRDWGVSRQRYWGAPIPMMTTEEGEVVTVPLQDLPVILPEDVVMDGVKSPIKADPEWAKTTYNGKPALRETDTFDTFMESSWYYARYTCPQYFDGMLDSDEANYWLPVDQYIGGIEHATMHLLYFRFFHKLLRDAGILNSDEPATKLLCQGMVLADAFYYTSPTNERIWVSPTQVTLERDEKGRITKATDPEGRELVHSGMTKMSKSKNNGIDPQEMVEKYGADTVRLFMMFASPAEMTLEWQESGVEGAKRFLGRVWNLVYEYAKSPATTTLDTSALDKAQKELRRDVHKTIAKVSDDIGRRQTFNTAIAAVMELMNKLTKAPLESEQDKAVMAEALSAVVRMLYPITPHICFELWQALGNEQTIDFAPWVQANETAMVEDEKLVVVQVNGKVRGKITVPATATEDEVKTIAKAEPNVVKFLDGQEIIKEIYIPFKMLSFVVKG from the coding sequence ATGCAACAACAATACACCCCAAGTGAGATTGAACCGAAAGTTCAGCACTATTGGGCAGAAAATAAAGTGTTCAAAGCAGTTAAAGACGTTACTAAAGAGAAATATTATTGCCTTTCAATGCTGCCTTATCCATCAGGCAAATTGCATATGGGACACGTGCGTAACTACACGATTGGCGATGTAGTTTCACGCTATCAACGTATGATCGGTAAAAACGTGCTTCAACCAATGGGTTGGGACGCATTCGGCTTGCCAGCAGAAGGGGCAGCGGTGAAAAACAATACTGCTCCGGCTAAATGGACGTACGAAAATATCGAATATATGAAAGGTCAGCTTAAAATGCTGGGCTTCTCTTACGACTGGGATCGTGAAGTGACAACCTGTCGCCCTGAATATTACAAATGGGAGCAATGGTTCTTTACTGAGCTGTATAAAAAAGGCTTGGTTTATAAAAAAACCTCAACCGTAAACTGGTGTCCGAATGATGAAACCGTACTTGCCAACGAGCAAGTTCACGAGGGTTGCTGCTGGCGTTGCGATACGCCTGTTGAACAGCGTGAAATTCCGCAATGGTTTATCAAAATCACCGATTATGCCGAAGAGTTATTAACCCAGTTAGACAACCTTCCGCAATGGCCAGATCAAGTCAAAACAATGCAACGCAACTGGATTGGTCGTTCTGAAGGGGTGGAAATCACCTTCAAAATCGCTGGTTCAAACGCAACCTTGCCTGTTTACACCACTCGCCCAGATACCTTCTTTGGCGTGAGTTATGTGGCGGTAGCAGCCGCTCACCCATTGGCAGAATTGGCAGCAGAAAATAGTCCTGAATTAGCGGAATTTATCCGTGAGGCTAAAAACACCAAAGTGGCGGAAGCCGAACTTGCCACAATGGAGAAAAAAGGAATGGCGACTGGCTTATTCGCTATTCACCCATTAACAGGCAAAGAAGTGCCAGTTTGGGTCGCAAACTTCGTATTAATGCACTATGGAACTGGTGCGGTAATGGCTGTGCCTGCCCACGATGAACGTGACTTCGAGTTCGCTCAAAAATACGATTTGCAAATTAATCAGGTAATTCGACCGCTTGATGGCTCAGAATGGGATTTCTCAAAAGCAGCTTACACCGAACACGGTAAATTAATCAATTCTGCTGAATTTGACGGCTTAGAATTTGAGGTAGCATTTAATGCGATTGCAGACAAATTAGAAGCAATGGGCGTGGGTAAACGCCAAGTGAATTTCCGTCTGCGTGACTGGGGTGTTTCTCGCCAGCGTTATTGGGGGGCACCAATTCCAATGATGACAACCGAAGAAGGCGAAGTGGTAACTGTTCCATTACAAGATCTACCCGTGATCCTGCCTGAAGATGTGGTGATGGACGGCGTGAAAAGCCCAATCAAAGCAGATCCAGAATGGGCAAAAACCACTTACAACGGCAAACCCGCATTGCGTGAAACCGATACTTTCGACACCTTTATGGAGTCATCTTGGTACTACGCACGCTACACTTGCCCGCAATATTTTGATGGAATGTTAGATTCTGACGAGGCAAATTATTGGTTACCCGTAGATCAATATATCGGCGGTATTGAGCACGCGACAATGCACTTGCTCTACTTCCGTTTCTTCCACAAATTATTGCGTGATGCAGGCATTTTAAATTCAGACGAGCCAGCAACGAAACTGCTTTGTCAAGGTATGGTACTTGCCGATGCGTTCTACTACACCAGCCCAACGAACGAGCGTATCTGGGTAAGTCCAACGCAAGTAACACTTGAGCGTGATGAAAAAGGCAGAATCACTAAAGCAACCGATCCTGAAGGTCGTGAGCTAGTTCATAGCGGTATGACGAAAATGTCAAAATCGAAAAACAACGGTATCGACCCACAAGAAATGGTGGAAAAATATGGTGCGGATACGGTTCGCTTATTTATGATGTTCGCCTCCCCTGCAGAAATGACCCTTGAATGGCAAGAATCTGGCGTAGAAGGCGCAAAACGATTCTTAGGTCGTGTATGGAATTTAGTGTATGAATATGCAAAATCGCCAGCAACGACAACTTTAGATACATCTGCATTAGACAAAGCCCAAAAAGAGCTTCGCCGTGATGTTCATAAAACAATAGCGAAAGTGAGTGATGATATTGGTCGCCGCCAAACCTTCAACACAGCAATTGCGGCGGTAATGGAACTAATGAATAAGCTCACCAAGGCACCGCTTGAAAGTGAGCAAGACAAAGCAGTAATGGCGGAGGCCTTAAGTGCGGTGGTGCGTATGCTCTACCCAATTACGCCACATATCTGTTTTGAATTATGGCAAGCCTTAGGTAATGAGCAAACCATCGACTTCGCCCCTTGGGTGCAAGCAAACGAAACTGCAATGGTAGAAGATGAAAAACTCGTTGTGGTGCAAGTAAACGGTAAAGTGCGTGGCAAAATTACCGTACCTGCAACCGCAACTGAAGATGAAGTGAAAACTATTGCCAAAGCAGAACCGAATGTAGTGAAATTCTTAGATGGTCAAGAAATCATTAAAGAAATCTATATTCCATTTAAAATGTTGAGCTTTGTAGTTAAAGGATAA
- a CDS encoding BrnT family toxin, which produces MKLEYDEQKSIKNTLERGLPFSMVKDFEFDTAFIKQDLRNEYGEIRYQALGLIETRLYALVFCLRQEVVRVISFRKANSREIAIYEKNRKSDNR; this is translated from the coding sequence ATGAAATTGGAATATGATGAGCAAAAAAGTATAAAAAATACCTTAGAAAGAGGACTCCCTTTCTCAATGGTAAAGGATTTCGAATTTGATACTGCATTTATTAAACAAGATTTACGCAATGAATACGGCGAAATTAGGTATCAAGCTTTAGGACTAATTGAGACTCGACTTTACGCCTTGGTTTTTTGTCTAAGGCAGGAAGTGGTGAGGGTAATCAGTTTTAGAAAAGCTAATTCAAGAGAGATTGCAATTTATGAAAAAAACAGAAAATCAGATAATAGATAA
- a CDS encoding BrnA antitoxin family protein has translation MKKTENQIIDNENPEWTQADIDNALAFQQMPEQLQSLVLQSQAKKRGRPLSQNKKVSVTIRYSSNVIEAFKATGKGWQSRMNKVLEDYIAQH, from the coding sequence ATGAAAAAAACAGAAAATCAGATAATAGATAATGAAAATCCGGAATGGACACAGGCAGATATTGATAATGCTTTGGCATTCCAGCAAATGCCTGAACAACTTCAATCTTTAGTTTTACAATCACAAGCTAAGAAAAGGGGCAGACCTTTAAGCCAAAACAAAAAAGTGAGTGTGACAATTCGTTATTCATCAAATGTGATTGAGGCTTTTAAAGCTACAGGCAAGGGTTGGCAGAGTAGAATGAATAAGGTTTTGGAAGATTATATTGCTCAGCATTGA
- the serS gene encoding serine--tRNA ligase, which translates to MIDQNLLRTNLEEVAEILKIKRNFILDIERVKSLEEQRKTLQVKTETLQAERNARSKNIGAAKARGEDISALLAEVDSMGNELDSAKVELDKVQNQIRELLLSVPNLPAEEVPLGKDDSENQEISRWGEPRQFDFEVKDHVALGEALNGLDFAAGVKLTASRFVVMKGKLARLHRALSQFMLDLHTEQHGYIETNVPFLVNQDSLFGTGQLPKFGEDLFHTQPLMGQDPNEVQRSYSLIPTAEVPVTNLVRDEIIDEETLPLRYTAHTPCFRSEAGSYGRDTRGLIRMHQFEKVEMVQIVAPEKSMEALEELTGHAEKVLQLLGLPYRKVLLCTGDMGFGSAKTYDLEVWLPAQNTYREISSCSNMWDFQARRMAARCKAKSDKKTRLVHTLNGSGLAVGRTLVAVLENYQNADGSITVPEVLRPYMGGTEIITV; encoded by the coding sequence ATGATAGACCAGAATCTACTGCGTACCAACCTAGAAGAAGTTGCAGAAATATTAAAAATTAAACGTAATTTCATTTTAGATATTGAGCGTGTGAAATCGTTAGAAGAACAACGTAAAACCCTGCAAGTAAAAACTGAAACTTTACAGGCTGAGCGTAATGCACGTTCTAAAAATATCGGTGCCGCTAAAGCACGTGGCGAAGATATTTCAGCCCTTTTAGCTGAAGTGGATTCGATGGGTAACGAACTAGACTCAGCAAAAGTAGAATTAGACAAAGTCCAAAACCAAATCCGTGAATTACTATTATCTGTACCCAATTTACCCGCAGAAGAAGTTCCATTAGGTAAAGATGACAGCGAAAACCAAGAAATTTCTCGCTGGGGTGAGCCTCGTCAATTTGACTTTGAGGTGAAAGATCACGTAGCACTAGGTGAAGCGTTAAACGGTTTAGATTTTGCCGCAGGCGTGAAATTAACCGCTAGCCGTTTTGTGGTAATGAAAGGCAAACTGGCTCGTTTGCATCGTGCGTTATCGCAATTTATGTTAGATTTGCACACCGAACAGCACGGCTACATAGAAACCAACGTACCATTTTTAGTGAACCAAGATTCATTATTCGGCACAGGTCAGTTACCCAAATTCGGCGAAGATTTATTCCACACACAACCATTAATGGGGCAAGATCCGAACGAGGTACAGCGCTCATATAGCTTAATTCCAACCGCTGAAGTGCCTGTCACAAACTTAGTGCGTGATGAAATTATTGATGAAGAAACCTTGCCATTACGCTACACCGCCCACACACCGTGCTTCCGTTCTGAAGCGGGTTCTTACGGGCGTGATACGCGTGGTTTAATTCGTATGCACCAATTTGAAAAAGTAGAAATGGTGCAAATCGTTGCTCCTGAAAAATCAATGGAAGCCTTAGAAGAATTAACAGGCCACGCGGAAAAAGTATTACAACTTTTAGGCTTACCATACCGCAAAGTGTTACTCTGCACAGGCGATATGGGCTTCGGTTCAGCAAAAACTTACGATTTAGAAGTGTGGCTACCGGCGCAAAACACTTACCGTGAAATTTCATCTTGCTCAAATATGTGGGATTTCCAAGCGCGCCGAATGGCTGCACGTTGCAAAGCAAAATCAGACAAAAAAACTCGCTTAGTCCACACCCTAAACGGTTCAGGTTTAGCGGTTGGGCGTACGCTTGTAGCAGTACTTGAAAACTACCAAAATGCTGATGGCTCAATTACTGTGCCAGAAGTGTTAAGACCTTATATGGGTGGAACTGAGATTATCACAGTCTAG
- the smpB gene encoding SsrA-binding protein SmpB: MAKKPKAASNTIALNKRARHEYFIEDEIEAGIELQGWEVKALRAGKGNISDSYVIFRNGEAFLFGAMITPLNMASTHIVSDPTRTRKLLLKKRELDSLFGKVNREGYTIVATSMYWKNAWAKVKIGLAKGKKLHDKREDIKDREWQVAKQRIMKNANRG, encoded by the coding sequence ATGGCAAAAAAACCAAAAGCAGCATCGAATACGATTGCATTAAATAAACGTGCTAGACACGAATATTTCATTGAAGATGAAATTGAAGCAGGGATTGAACTACAAGGCTGGGAGGTAAAAGCACTTCGAGCAGGAAAAGGCAATATCAGCGACAGTTACGTCATTTTTCGCAACGGCGAAGCCTTTTTATTTGGCGCGATGATTACGCCACTTAATATGGCATCAACCCACATCGTGAGTGACCCAACTCGCACCCGCAAACTCTTGCTAAAAAAGCGTGAGCTAGATTCACTTTTCGGAAAAGTCAATCGTGAAGGCTACACCATTGTAGCAACCTCAATGTATTGGAAAAATGCGTGGGCGAAAGTGAAAATTGGCTTAGCAAAAGGGAAAAAGCTACACGACAAACGTGAAGATATTAAAGATCGTGAATGGCAAGTCGCCAAACAACGTATTATGAAAAATGCGAATCGTGGATAA